From a single Rutidosis leptorrhynchoides isolate AG116_Rl617_1_P2 chromosome 5, CSIRO_AGI_Rlap_v1, whole genome shotgun sequence genomic region:
- the LOC139849916 gene encoding uncharacterized protein: MDSILPKEVPAPRRRSARLKNKNVNTQLLPKPNPVRVPYPGRLKEKLEKLGTLNLDGIFLDFMSIVPNQNRYVRRLLSTKEWMPDSSKIPPSEECTTLLRDSLPTKPGDTRRFTFPCSIYQSRTIHALADLGANINLMPYSLFKTLELGDLLPTKVRIQLVDHTMIHN, encoded by the coding sequence ATGGATTCTATCCTACCAAAGGAAGTACCTGCACCTCGGAGGCGGTCAGCAAGGCTAAAGAATAAGAATGTCAACACTCAGCTGCTGCCCAAGCCGAATCCAGTTCGTGTACCATATCCTGGTAGACTAAAGGAGAAACTTGAAAAGCTTGGCACCTTAAATCTTGACGGAATATTCTTGGACTTTATGTCCATAGTTCCTAACCAGAATAGATACGTACGAagacttctctctacaaaggagtgGATGCCGGACTCCAGCAAAATTCCACCGAGTGAAGAATGCACGACATTACTCAGAGACTCTCTACCCACGAAACCAGGAGATACGAGGAGATTCACATTCccgtgttctatctaccaatctagaACCATTCACGCTTTGGCTGATTTAGGAGCAAACATTAATCTTATGCCTTACTCTCTTTTTAAGACATTAGAGCTAGGAGACTTGTTACCAACCAAAGTGAGGATCCAACTTGTTGATCATACAATGATACATAACTAA